Below is a genomic region from Zeugodacus cucurbitae isolate PBARC_wt_2022May chromosome X, idZeuCucr1.2, whole genome shotgun sequence.
taattttcatagaaatactaaataattttcatatagatactaaataattttcatataggtactaagtttatgaattcatacaagtaaaaaattttcatataaatactaattgtatgaattcatgcaagtaaataattttcatataaatactaaataattttcatataaatactaaacaattttcatataggtactaagtttatgaattcatacaagtaaaaaattttcatataaatactaaataattttcatatagatactaagtttatgaattcatacaagtaaaaaattttcatataaatactaattgtatgaattcatgcaagtaaataattttcatataaatactaaataattttcatatagatactaagtaattttcatataggtactaagtttatgaattcatacaagtaaaaaattttcatataaatactgaataattttcatatagatactaagtttatgaattcattcaagtaaataattttcatataagtactaattaattttcatataaatacaaaataattttcatataaatactacataattttcgtaaaGATACTaagattatgaattcatacaagtaattaattttcatataagtactaagtgtatgaattcatacaactaaataattttcatataagtacaaaaaattaaaaaaaaaaatgttaagctatttttgatgttgtaatatttcttataagcataatgctcgtagaaaatgatataaattacttgtgtatatatgaatttaaaacttttatatggttaaaaagattctTTCCACacgatttcgggttggtgaggtgtacgtggcagaaaacatatatcaatatcttaatatataaaaatcacgtgtcacgttgtgtgttttcgatggactcctaaactattgaaccgattttaatgaaatttttaacactgtgtgcagtttggtccaacttgaaagataggatagtttataactctccttatagtcgcattatttatttattgcaaattatttgtttattattagcaaagagctatccaccagttggtggcgctaagttcgctatgttacagtagatggtgctacatttctttttaaattttcatggatttaggctgtcataacaaaagctgccacttgctaaaaacattaaatgaaaatgcgttgtttgaagtttatattgtaacggatttccaaaatctgtcgtttactctaaaactctaccttgagttcgatcactggattgtcaaataaaagtcactgtttaatggttatacacttctctttatttctaatttaacaaacttaacactttattactcgttgtaCAAGTTTAGAACTTCTTACTTCTAATatcttgcactttactcggcaactctcttattagaactgtgtcttgctgccagtccggcagcccttatatagccgattgttagcaagttatcgtcactcgaacattctggcaacgacgaatatcgatgtctggataaatctggcaagttatcgatttcgttgttgattctaatttattctttcatacatgttcgtcacactgccctccacttaaggctgatcccgattagacatacttccagaaccaaatgctgcaagccGTTCTAGATGCACCACCTTCATTTAATTCCTAGGTCTTCCAATGGTTTGTATACGATACACTACATCATTTATCCGTTTAATAACCTGGTATGGTCCTTTCCAACTACATTGAAATTTTGGAGATAATCCTTTCTTCCGTTGTGGGTTATATAACAATACCCAATCTCCTTCCTCAAATCCTTCTGAGTTCATTGCCTTGTCAtattttgccttcattttatCACTCATGATTTGCGTCCGCTGTCTCACCATAGCATGAATTTCTCTCAtttcgtcttctaggacactgttaTCTTCCCTAACATTCTTTCCACCATTTGCGTTTATTCCGAACTTTAAATCAATCGGTAACCGAAGATGATGACCAAAGATTACCTTTGCTGGAGTCTGCCCCGTTGTTTCATGTACAGCAGACCGATAAGCCATCAGGAACAAAGCTATATGGCTGTCCCAATCCTTTTGATACTTGTCTACCACTTTCTTTAGATGTTCTTCTAAAGTTCGATTGAAACGTTCTACCATTCCATCGGATTGTGGATGTAGGGCTGTTGTACGAGTTTTCCGTATACCCAATCTTAGGCACATTTCCTGGATTAGAACTGATTCGAAATTCCTTCCTTGGTCAGAATGTAATTCTATTGGAACACCATACCTTGTTACCCAATTATTGATGAATACATTCGCTACTGTTTCAGCTTCTTTATTAGGAATTGGATATACTTCTGGCCATTTGCTGAAGTAATCCATAACtaccaaaacatatttgtttcctaATTTACTGGTGGGAAACGGACCGGCTACATCCATGGCAATTCGTTCAAATGGGGCGCCCGAATTGTACTGCTTCATCTGGCCGTGGCTCCTGGATTTCGGCCCTTTTGCTTTAATACACTCAGCACAATTTGAAATCCATTCCGTGACTGATTgccgacaaccaacccaataaaatctttgctttagtttttccaAGGTTTTTGTGATTCCCATGTGCCCTCCACTTGGACCGTTATGCATCTCCTTCAGTACATCAGGAATTCTTACTTTCGGAATGATTATAAGAATTCGGGAATTTTGTCCATCTTCGCTTTCCCATACTCGATGCAAGCAGCCAGATACCAACTTTAAACTGTTCCATAGTGCCCAATATGCCTTTGCAACTGGACTCTCTGCAGCTATTTCTTCTCACGTTGGACGCTTGTTCAGCTCTTCGTAAATCCTTTGGATCCCAGCCTTCTGTCGAAGTTATTGACATTAATCGAATATCTATAATGTCTTTTTTGGCCTCAGCTCTTGAACAATGTCGACATTCTAAATTACAAGGACGACGGGACATCGCGTCCGCATTCCCATGACTACTACCTTTTCGGTGTTCTATAgagaagtcataactttggagtcTCTCAATCCACCGTGCCAACTGTTTTTCTGGATTCTTGGATTGCAGAAGCCATTTTAATGCTGCGTGATCTGTCCTTACTCGAAATCGCTGTCCATACAGGTATTTATGGAAATGTTTGATGCACTTCACCAATGCCAGTAATTCTCTTCGCGTTACGCAATAATTCTTCTCTGGCTTACTTATCGTCTGGCTATAATACGCGACCACTTTCTCATTCCCGTCAATCACTTGTGATAGAACGCCTCCTATTGCATAGCCACTAGCATCCGTGTCCAAAACGAACGTTGAGCCTGGAACTGGATATGCTAACATTGGCGCAGTACATAATCTCTCCTTCAGAGTTTGGAAGGCCAATTCTTGTTCTTCATTCCATTCAAAGGCTCTGTTCTTCTTCGTGAGATCATGGAGGCTACTAGCTACGCTGGCGAAATTTGGAACGAATCGTCGGTAATACGTACACAGTCCAAGGAAACTGCGCAATTCATGTAAATTTTTAGGTCTGGGCCAATCCTTTACTGCCTCTATCTTTTCCTGAGCTGTACAAATGCCCTTCGCAGTCACTTTGTGTCCTAAATAGCTCACTTCCTTCTTGAACAGAGAACACTTCTTTGGGCTCAGTTTTAAACCAGCGCTGGCTATACGTTGGAAAAcctcttccaaatttttgagaTGCTCATCAAAGCTTTTACCCAACACGATGATATCGTCTAGGTACACCAAACATGTCTTCCAGTGCAATCCTTTTAACACTTGGTCCATAAGCCTCTCAAAAGTGGCAGGAGCGTTACATAACCCAAAGGGCATTACAGTGAATTGCCATAGACCATCTCCAATGCTGAAAGCCGTCTTTTCTTAGTCTTCTTCGTTTACTTCCACTTGCCAATAGCCACTTTTCAAATCGAGTGTTGAGAACCAATTCGTGCCTGATAGTGAGTCTAGGGTGTCATCTATTCTATGTAATGGATAACTGTCTTTCTTCGTGACATCATTCAACTTTCTGTAGTCCACGCAAAACCTCATGTTACCATCTTTCTTCTTCACAAGTACTACAGGTGAACTCCATGGACTCGATGATGGTTCAATTATGCCGCTATTGCTCATTTCACGTATGGTCTGGCTTACAACTTCACGTTTGGCTAATGGAAcgctgcgaggagcctggcggATTGGTCTTGCATCTCCGGTGTTGATGGAATGTTTCACAATTTTGGTTCTACCTGGTTTGGATTCATCTATGTCGAATATGATGGAGTATCTGAGAAGAAGTTGTTTGGCCTTCTTTTTATGGTTTACTTCAAGTTCCTTGGTCCATGCATTAATCTCGTTTGAAATATCGTTTTCACAACTAGAATTATCCTCAAAATCTGTTTCGAAATTTATTACGGCCTCAATCTCCTGACACTGTCCTAATATAGCTCCTTTGGAGACTGTGACTGGTGGCTTACACTCATTAAGGACTCTTACTGGAactcttttgtcttgtcgtgtcatagcCAGGGTTTTTCCTATAAGTACGTTTGGTATAGATTCTTTTGTGCCTTCAACAACCCACAACGTGTCCGTCCCATAGTCTCCATCTATTTCTGCCCAAATAATTGCTTCTGATTTTGGTGGaattttctgattttctgttATTAACACTTGTCTAACGTTGCATTTGTTATCATAACCAAACATAAGAGGCACTTCCAtattggtataagtcataaCTTTGTTTTCCATGTCTAATTTGATTCCTTTACTGGCTAGAAAGTCTACTCCAATTATGACTTCGTCGACGATATCTGCCACTATAAAGTTATGTAACACGGCTATTTTTCCTATTCCAATTTCGCACGTTACTTCCCCGAAAACTTGAGCATCATCTCCAGTTGCAGTACGTAACTTTGCACCAGCTAGTGGTTTTACTTCCTTGTTAACTAGATCCGATCgaattatggaatgtgttgcTCCCGTATCCACAGTCAGAATGCGCTTTTTACCATCCACGCTTCCACTAACGGTAACGTTGttcgtatttctatttatttgagagACAGAGATTACGGGGCATTCACTTGAGGGAGCCAGCACGCGCCCCTTCCGACTGGCTCGCTTTAGTTTAACGATTGGGTGCTTTTCAGAGTTGGTTGGTCTTCTTCTGCTATGCGTTTCCGTCCGGATAGGTAATTGGGTCGATTCGATTCCATATTACAATTTCGTGCAATATGTCCGCCTTTCCCgcagttgaagcatttaacCACACCATCATTTTTCTTACGTGTTTCTCCAGATTTCTCcaacattttatgcatttcttccaaaaatttctTCGTCCAGGCAGGCTCTTCTATTTCTACACGATGAGCTTTAAATGTTCTGTTACTAAGTAAAGAGGCAGTTTCGTGCGTAAGAGCAAAAGACACTGTTTCTGCAAATGTCGATTTTGGGCATGCTAGTGCAGAATAGCGCGTATTCTCGTCTCGTATACCATTAACGAAACTGTGGATTTTTATATCCTCTATATATTCTGCGGACTTATGCGCATAAGCCAAGTGAGCTAGCCTTTCCACTTCCGTAGCAAATTCTTGCAGAGACTCGCTAGCTTTTTGTTTGCGATTTTGCAGTtcgatttggaaaatttgtctcCGGTGCTCACTTCCATACCGTCTTTCTACAGCAGCCATCAACGCTTCGTAACTGCTTGACTCGCAATTGGGTATAGTTTGTAGAATTTCCGCAGCAGCCCCTTTTAAAGCCACGAACAATTGGGCAACTTTGTCTTCCGCATTCCATTTATTCGTATCTGCCGTCTTTTCAAAttggagtttgaaaatctggaacGGAGTTGTGCCGTCAAATGATGGAGTGTTGACTTTGACAGAACTTGTTGAGACCATTGGTCGATTTAGTTGCAGGTCACGGAGACGATCTTTCAGTTCTTCCACATCAGCTTTAACTTTATCTTGCTCTTCTGAAATCTGCGTTTTTAGTTCCTGCATTTGTGAGGACACTTGTGATACACGTGCGTCCTGTTCTTTCAACTGTACTGTTACTTGTGCTGATATCTGCTCTGTTATTTGGGACAACTTCGTTGTTAAGCGTGTTTCCTGTTCTTCCAGTCGCGTTGCCCAACGCGCGTCCTGCGCTTCAAACTGTGATTTCATCTCCTTTATTTCTAATGTCTGCGCCTGAAACTGTGACGATATTACAGACAAAAGTTTGTTCATATCCAGTACCCCTGATGAACATAGAGTATCTTCCTTTTCCTCAATTTTCGTTGTCGATTCCTCTAACagcgattcaaaaacaaattcgtcAACGTTGATATTTTCTTCTTCCATCGCCTCTCGCAAACGagcttgtaactcagctttcaacccattcgttgctaggcctcgttgttccaactcctttttgagttgtggtatctttaaatcgttgaacttaaccattatctcctatggaaatttatttgtcaatcccacttctgacaccaattgtaacggatttccaaaatctgtcgtttactctaaaactctaccttgagttcgatcactggattgtcaaataaaagtcactgtttaatggttatacacttatctttatttctaatttaacaaacttaacactttattactcgttgtacaagtttacaacttcttacttctaatatcttgcactttactcggcaactctctaattagaactgtgtctttctgccagtccggcagcccttatatacccgattgttagcaagttatcgtcactcgaacattctggcaacgacgaatatcgatgtctggataaatctggcaagttatcgatttcgttattgattctagtttattctagcatacatgttcgtcacaatattatttgtggtagagttatacgaatctatgacttccaatattctaaatttaagaaaaaatcacatacaatccgtgaaataaatgaagttatgtacatatatatggtcaGACatataagcaatgctgccactcttttccagtaaatcttcctcgaatttgggagatttcagaggaatttatgaaacgcagagttgatttctgcatgtatatcctaaatgcaaaaaaaaaaaattcatttatttgcatttaggtatagaattttgtatggctaatgccgggtttcacagtccatacttaagttgtgcctaaataaaatcttagctaagtattgttgcaaactgagtagtcgtagtcaacataagtatggagttcatttggagtaaaatttagagctatatgtgctattgcagtagatggcgctacatgagaatacatttattgacacttatttgtgatactaacggctgacgttgtaagttaattgaataagtgcgctgtattaggctagatggcgctatagaagcagatgctgttatttattaaaagttctttattaaaagtccaaacgtttattttagctaaaatttattaaacgtaaaacgtgtgtttaaaatttaccatttattaaacgtaaaacgtgtgtttaaaatttatcagactcggcgacgctttgctttctttttattatttaaaaccctttaaacgaattaaataaaagtaagtattattatcttgcttttcattttatttattaaatcttattttgaaaaaaaaaaaaatcgaacctcaataatgcacagactacagtttcctattcgtttagcttttgccatgtccattaataagtctcaaggccaaacaatttccatttgtgggttagatttggataatccatgtttttcccatgggcgtgtgggaaaaccatcaaatctatttgtgttagctcgagacaggttaacctaAAATATTGTGCatcaattagtgctaagttaaattaaaatgtttatagttcaaaaaaataaatactactattaaaaattaagaattatctttcctaagattataaaattaaatgttacatgttatcaactaacaattttgtaattaacttatttgttaaaacacattttatgaaaatttgtgcttattatcaactctacgaaaattttcatcaataattttaaaaattttgacctcaagttcaaatctcaatcccgtggatttttataccagatatgtatatactaaggtttccgtctttattcataaataataatttcactgtagtgaatagtttactacaacacagcaaatctaaaagtgaggaaatgtacgttctgagaattcgaatgattcaaaccgtttatcgtttaagttcaaaattttacagtttcatatgtacatacataggtatgtatgtgtcatgttagcgtgttggagagccatcttctttatttgtttacacgctacacaacaaaacaaagaacgaacttcgccaaaaatatttaaattgatcagagatccctgaatatattaacattccatacaaataaatggccttgaacagagttcaaaaagcgttttaactatttcaaataaaaattgggcggggcgaagttcgccgggtcagctagtatccatataaatattataaatgtgaaagtaactctgtctgtctgttactttTTCAcgaattttgatgaaatttggtatggtgatggatgataacctagaaatggtcataggctatacataagcacgccatcgttcttaggtggtaggaagtaggcagataactaaattgagttagtgatttttagtcgtttttgttggggCTTTTGCTTTTTCACGTcgaaacggctgaacggattttgatgaaatttagcaaggtaatagatggttacccAAAAATGcatataagatcaaaatgatcacgtcatcgtacttagggggtaggaagtagggagaaaactgaattgagttagtgattttttatggtttttgcagggagttttgctctatcattGGTTTCAAGTGCGATTTTAGACAGACTTTGCCGGTTATCACTAAATGCACCCCTGCAGAAGAAATAAATGCGTGTTTAAAAGCGTCAACGTTATGGGTGCACGTAAAAACGTTTAGTCTGTCTACAAATATGAGAGGGCAACTACGCAGTGATGTACAATCTGGACAATATGCTGCTGCTCTTCTTAAAATTGGAGGAGATCGTATGGCAAAGGATGGATCGTTAATTCTGCAATGTTGTGCATAATCCAGATGATCTAAATAACTTCGTCTATAGCGAAATGCTAACTAATATGAGGAATAGAGAATGGTTATGTGAAAGAGCAATTTTAGCGCCGACGAATGAAATAGTGGGACATATAAACGAGCAAATTATGTCAGGCATGGGAGGTGATATTGTTGAGTTTTTGTCTGTAGACACTGTAATGGATACTGAACAATCATACCCTGTAGAATTTCTTAATTCTTTAGAACTGTCGGGAGTACCTTCACACAAACTGTGGCTGAGGCTGGCGTTCCTGTCCTTTTGATGCGAAATTTAGATGCCCCAAGACTGTGTATTAACACACGGTTACAAGTAACACACCTCGGTCGCAATATTGTAAAAGAATGATTGCTTTTGGAATGATTGGACTGGAATGGCAAAAGGAGAGAATGTTTTAATCCCCCCTATACCCATAATTCTGACAGATTTGCCATTCAAGTTTAAGAGACTACAGTTTCCACTGAAAATCGCATTCGCTATGACGATAAATAAAGCTCAGGGCCAAACATTAAAAGTAGCCGGCATTAACTTAGAACAGAGTTGTTTTACTCACGGACAATTATACGTGGCTTGCTCACGTATTTCAAGTTCACAGAATCGGGGGTTGGCAGATAGTTAGTAGTATTTTAAAccgatttacattatttaatttttatatttactaaggaAACATTCGGAGCTATCCATTATGTACTTAGGTTGCTTTTGAAGAGATTTTGATGTGAAGTTGAGGACCGGAACATGATAGTTGGACATTGTTGCAGGGGGACTTACAGCCGGGAGAAAACGAAAAAACGTATGCGgacgaagccgcgggtaaaagctagtcttaatatataaaaatcacgtgtcacgttgtttgttttcgatggactcctaaactactgaaccgattttaatgaaatttttaacactgtgtgcagtttggtccaacttgaaagataggatactttataactctccttatagtagcattatttatatattgcaaattatttgtttattattagcaaagctatccaccagttggtggcgctaagtgcgctatgttacagtagatggcgctacatttctttctaaattttcatggatttaggctgtcataacaaaagctgccacttgctaaaaacattaaatgaaaatgcgttgtttgaagtttctattatttgtggtaaaattatacgaatctatgacttccaatattctaaatttgagaaaaaatcacatacaatccgtgaaataaataaagttatgtacatatgtatggtcagacaaataagcaatgctgccactcttttccagtaaatcttcttcgaatttgggagatttcagaggaatttaggaaatcgcagagttgatttctgcatgtatttcctaaatgcaaaaaaaaaactcatttatttgcatttaggtatagaattttgtatggctaatgcccggtttcacagtccatacttaagttgtgcctaaataaaattttagctaagtattgttgcaaactgagtagtcgtttacgtttcacagtcaatgcttaatttctataaaattttattatgatatatggcaacgttatgggcaacatatgttttacaaatgtcattcataaaaatatgtttgaaatatttaaattataacagacaataca
It encodes:
- the LOC128922958 gene encoding uncharacterized protein LOC128922958 → MEEENINVDEFVFESLLEESTTKIEEKEDTLCSSGVLDMNKLLSVISSQFQAQTLEIKEMKSQFEAQDARWATRLEEQETRLTTKLSQITEQISAQVTVQLKEQDARVSQVSSQMQELKTQISEEQDKVKADVEELKDRLRDLQLNRPMVSTSSVKVNTPSFDGTTPFQIFKLQFEKTADTNKWNAEDKVAQLFVALKGAAAEILQTIPNCESSSYEALMAAVERRYGSEHRRQIFQIELQNRKQKASESLQEFATEVERLAHLAYAHKSAEYIEDIKIHSFVNGIRDENTRYSALACPKSTFAETVSFALTHETASLLSNRTFKAHRVEIEEPAWTKKFLEEMHKMLEKSGETRKKNDGVVKCFNCGKGGHIARNCNMESNRPNYLSGRKRIAEEDQPTLKSTQSLN